A single window of Aspergillus puulaauensis MK2 DNA, chromosome 5, nearly complete sequence DNA harbors:
- a CDS encoding reducing polyketide synthase sphB (COG:Q;~EggNog:ENOG410PKPR;~InterPro:IPR016036,IPR016035,IPR016039,IPR042104, IPR014030,IPR011032,IPR013968,IPR013154,IPR001227, IPR032821,IPR014031,IPR014043,IPR020806,IPR020807, IPR020843,IPR020841,IPR009081,IPR029063,IPR036736, IPR036291,IPR013217;~PFAM:PF16197,PF00109,PF00550,PF13489,PF08240, PF02801,PF00698,PF13847,PF13649,PF08659,PF14765,PF00106, PF08242,PF08241;~SMCOG1022:Beta-ketoacyl synthase;~antiSMASH:Cluster_5.10;~go_function: GO:0016491 - oxidoreductase activity [Evidence IEA];~go_function: GO:0016740 - transferase activity [Evidence IEA];~go_function: GO:0016746 - transferase activity, transferring acyl groups [Evidence IEA];~go_function: GO:0031177 - phosphopantetheine binding [Evidence IEA];~go_process: GO:0055114 - oxidation-reduction process [Evidence IEA]), whose amino-acid sequence MRAVDLDEPIQHGGDISVRTNGSSHPASNGAAHHQQEPYPYPPPMPIAICGMSCRLPGGIESPQQLWDFLLSKGDARSRVPPSRYNIDAFYSAADRPGTIKTQYGYFLDRDLASFDGSLFSISPMELARCDPQQRLLLEVARECIEDAGETDWKGRRIGVYVGSFGEDWNEILDHDEQQYGVYRLAGSGDFALSNRVSYEMDLRGPSMTIRTACSSSLVSLHEACLALARGDCESAIVAGSSLIMTPAMTIKLSEQGVLSPDGSCKTFSSDANGYGRGEAVNGLFIKPLADALRDGNPVRAVIRAAATNHDGKTPGMAYPSLEAQEALIRHAYRLAGISDPSDTAFVECHGTGTLVGDPVETNAVARVFGNPRGTYIGSVKPNLGHSEGASGLTSVIKAVLALEHRTIPPNIKLGVPNPKIPFESARLAVPVDPTPWPSDVSVERVSVNSFGIGGNNAHVILDSAASHGAAPSLEESGDTPQLLVYSAGSSDSLGQTIDEHAAYLSQYPERIEDLAFTLANRRQHLSHRGFVVSSREKPGTPSRSTQRQGTVPSSVVMVFTGQGAQWPQMGRALFRSNRTFRASIENLDKHLKSLGENGPGWTIEAELRKPARRSRLDAAELSQPLCTALQIALVDSLACIGVTPDAVVGHSSGEIAAAYAAGALTGPEAITAAYHRGIVANKQSRAGAMAAIGLGAADVQAFLLPGAGVACENSPRSVTISGDRDQVEAVVSAVQASRPGVLARLLKVDKAYHSYHMAEVGTEYYRLVGPNVRGRSPSKPFFSSVTGDLLEASDVLDARYWQRNLESPVLFARAVSRITDHPVGKSPVFLEVGPHSALAGPVRQILADRSVSAPYVSTLLRGGNCTESFLSAIGTLFTLHIPIDFGAMHPSGSCLSGLPRYSWNRQNRYWAENRVAHDWRHRQFPSHDLLGLRVIESPDFTPVWRNVFHLDNAPWVRDHKVGDDVVFPFAAYVAMAGEAVRQISGVPDGFTVRSVQASMALVVSEGTPVEIVTAMWRGDSDGSWWRFTIGSHNGDTWIEHCTGQVAALQSSLGHSADSMQTLPRGVPTHSWYNVLRRGGLDFGPRFQCLDDIRASTTGSPGWSAATIHQTADDTAEPYHQHPVAIDAALQLAVCAAAYGIGLKHRNNVATRVGELAILRGAQSSLVGVVSGSFTKDGSVRGSGHCMAGNQIVMRMSGVEHTVLEAPRREDSHAAAQVTWGLHIDHADPRSLIRPAGEARYHLNALNELAQLCIRHSWTSISNVETPAPLLKYRSWIEGQASTTASAEQFLAGTEQSLYQRIQHCVHYLMQTPAASAARALLDVKEVLGDIFAGRVDALDVMSDRDIDGRLYELLDHSFDTAPFLAALAHTRPNLRVLQLGAGKGRATPKILKAIGSSLYKYTFSDLSSTHFKEVKDHLKGLANLEFSVLDVGKPLDEQGFADVQYDLVIATDLGHLTNDLSRGLENIHSLISPGGRLILQELSPSAHWLTYALGLLPQWWSATLLDESEWQKNLQQVGFTNVQTVSDVDDTESQFGVALIAQPGEHVPSRGAKKVTLLVRNKEASDKFNIISKKLEGQQVAFCTLDDNPPAEGDIISLLDHDGSCFLEGLSSDIFARLQEFLGSLSSDVGIFWLIPDVFKYPQYAQTQGLARVMRSELGIDFAVCEADGFDNTVLTVFERFQARRKAPEAGILQPDMEYAIREGQVYVPRIYPFSLVEHQGRSQLEENTIALTTARPGLLSALQWEHRPLPSLGAGDVEIEVYSVGLDYRDISLAIGSIELSASDDFGLGRQAAGVVRRVGDGVENLEVGDRVMALGQGTLASSTVQPASQCIRVPERLGLNDGALVPMAFVTAMYALRHVSRLAEGQSVLVHSACSRLGLAVVKVAQFLGATVFATVDDDEQAERLVRDFHLPPGCIFQTSIPNLPGGMQVDVVLNPPLGQPVCVAEFGIVIETERSKAQRVPDINQALPENCSYYSVDIDRIQACKPQLIKELLSDVSGLLSQDIRRSESPTVFDASHVQDAFAHLQSAPASDVVLELHGSNGPGLSAENAVKRPGAPKFDSRASYLLVGGLGGLGRSISIWMVEHGARHLVFLSRSAGQRSEDQSFLNELATMGCDVQLVQGDVSEPEVVSRAVQAASATAPLKGILQMSMVLRDEAFSKISWNDWQESTKPKTLGTWNLHNATLAAGITLDFFTLFSSISGVIGQPGQASYASANAFLDAFCAYRQEAGLAASVIAFGPIDGIGVFSQNETLLRQLKDSGFYCIGGLEVLEGLAVATASASSPSQSTAPAAFLLGFDSTIPLDSEKNRLIWRRDPRMAIYHNRRGAGSGGGSSGGVSGSDRLKAFVADARREPGMLETPETVELLAHEIGLKALSLLSKADEELNTSLSLADLGMDSLVAIEMRMWWKQTFQLDISVLEMMGKGSVEALAKHAAASLKKSLE is encoded by the exons ATGAGAGCAGTCGATCTCGATGAGCCCATCCAACATGGTGGAGACATCAGTGTCAGGACGAACGGGTCCAGCCACCCAGCCAGCAATGGAGCCGCCCATCACCAGCAGGAACCCTATCCGTATCCTCCTCCGATGCCAATTGCAATCTGCGGCATGTCATGCCGACTCCCCGGGGGTATAGAGTCCCCCCAGCAGCTCTGGGACTTCCTGCTAAGCAAAGGCGATGCCCGCTCCCGAGTCCCCCCCTCGCGTTATAACATCGACGCCTTCTACTCCGCAGCAGACCGGCCAGGCACGATCAAGACCCAATACGGGTACTTCCTAGATCGCGATCTAGCCTCGTTTGACGGCTCGCTATTCAGCATATCTCCGATGGAGCTTGCACGGTGCGATCCCCAGCAGCGTCTGTTGCTCGAGGTCGCACGGGAATGCATCGAGGACGCGGGCGAGACGGACTGGAAGGGGCGGCGCATCGGCGTGTACGTGGGGAGCTTCGGTGAGGACTGGAACGAGATTCTCGATCATGATGAGCAGCAGTATGGGGTGTACCGGCTTGCGGGCTCCGGGGACTTTGCTCTCTCAAACCGCGTCTCGTACGAGATGGATCTGCGAGGGCCCAG TATGACTATCCGAACTGCATGCTCATCGTCCCTGGTCAGTCTCCACGAAGCGTGTCTCGCCCTCGCGCGCGGTGACTGCGAGTCAGCGATTGTTGCGGGTTCGAGCTTGATAATGACGCCAGCAATGACGATCAAGCTCTCTGAACAAGGTGTTTTGTCTCCGGACGGATCCTGCAAGACATTCTCATCGGATGCCAATGGGTATGGGCGCGGGGAAGCCGTCAATGGCCTTTTCATCAAGCCTCTGGCAGATGCCCTCAGAGACGGCAACCCCGTCCGAGCTGTGATCCGAGCAGCGGCCACAAACCACGACGGCAAGACGCCTGGAATGGCTTATCCGAGCTTGGAAGCACAGGAGGCACTCATTAGACATGCTTACAGGCTTGCCGGGATTTCAGACCCGTCGGACACGGCGTTTGTTGAATGCCATGGCACCGGGACACTGGTCGGTGACCCTGTCGAAACCAATGCCGTAGCCAGGGTGTTTGGCAATCCAAGAGGGACGTATATTGGCTCTGTGAAGCCTAATCTCGGCCATTCAGAGGGCGCATCCGGCCTCACCTCCGTCATCAAAGCCGTCCTGGCACTGGAGCATCGCACAATCCCCCCGAATATCAAATTGGGAGTGCCGAATCCGAAGATCCCATTCGAGTCCGCGAGGCTGGCGGTTCCTGTAGACCCAACACCGTGGCCGTCGGACGTATCGGTGGAACGAGTGTCTGTTAACTCGTTCGGAATCGGTGGGAATAACGCCCATGTTATATTGGACTCAGCAGCCAGCCACGGTGCAGCTCCCTCTCTGGAAGAATCCGGCGACACACCACAGTTACTTGTCTACTCAGCTGGTTCCTCTGATTCCCTTGGTCAGACTATAGATGAGCACGCTGCATATCTGAGCCAGTACCCCGAGCGTATTGAAGACCTAGCTTTCACTCTGGCTAATCGACGCCAACACCTCTCCCACCGGGGCTTCGTCGTCTCCAGCAGGGAGAAACCCGGCACGCCATCACGATCCACGCAGAGACAGGGTACCGTCCCCTCCAGCGTAGTCATGGTTTTCACCGGCCAAGGTGCCCAGTGGCCGCAAATGGGCCGGGCTCTCTTTAGGTCCAACAGGACTTTCAGAGCGTCTATCGAGAACCTGGACAAGCATCTGAAAAGCCTTGGAGAGAATGGCCCTGGCTGGACCATCGAGGCAGAGCTGCGCAAGCCTGCCAGACGTAGCAGACTCGACGCTGCAGAGCTGTCACAGCCGCTCTGTACGGCCCTCCAGATTGCCCTCGTCGACAGCCTAGCTTGCATCGGTGTTACTCCCGACGCAGTTGTCGGCCACTCTAGTGGCGAGATCGCCGCGGCGTACGCAGCCGGGGCTCTGACAGGCCCAGAGGCAATAACGGCTGCATACCATCGCGGAATTGTAGCCAATAAGCAATCAAGGGCTGGGGCCATGGCTGCTATTGGCTTGGGTGCGGCGGATGTGCAGGCATTCCTGCTCCCTGGCGCCGGTGTTGCCTGTGAGAATTCACCTCGAAGCGTCACTATATCTGGCGACAGAGATCAGGTCGAGGCTGTTGTTTCTGCCGTTCAAGCATCACGCCCGGGTGTTCTTGCTCGTCTCCTCAAGGTCGACAAGGCATACCACTCGTACCATATGGCCGAGGTGGGCACCGAATACTACCGCCTCGTCGGCCCAAACGTGCGTGGGCGCTCTCCAAGCaagcccttcttctccagcgtTACAGGCGATCTTCTGGAAGCATCGGACGTGCTCGATGCGAGGTACTGGCAACGCAACCTCGAGTCTCCGGTTCTCTTTGCCAGAGCTGTCTCCCGCATCACGGATCATCCTGTGGGCAAGAGTCCAGTGTTTCTCGAGGTTGGCCCGCATTCTGCTCTGGCTGGCCCCGTTCGCCAGATCCTCGCAGACCGGTCAGTGTCGGCGCCATATGTCTCGACGTTGCTGCGCGGTGGTAACTGCACAGAATCCTTCCTCTCGGCCATTGGAACACTGTTTACCCTGCACATTCCCATCGACTTCGGGGCTATGCATCCGAGTGGAAGCTGCCTGTCTGGATTACCCCGGTACTCCTGGAATCGTCAGAACAGGTATTGGGCTGAGAACCGTGTCGCCCACGACTGGCGCCACCGGCAGTTCCCCAGCCATGACCTGTTGGGCCTGCGTGTCATCGAGAGCCCTGACTTCACACCCGTATGGCGTAATGTATTTCACCTTGACAATGCTCCTTGGGTGCGTGACCATAAGGtcggcgatgatgttgtCTTCCCTTTCGCTGCATATGTGGCCATGGCTGGCGAGGCAGTGCGGCAAATCAGCGGCGTCCCGGACGGCTTTACTGTACGCAGCGTGCAGGCCAGCATGGCACTCGTTGTTTCTGAGGGCACGCCCGTGGAGATCGTGACTGCAATGTGGCGTGGTGATTCTGATGGCTCCTGGTGGCGATTCACCATCGGCTCGCACAACGGGGATACGTGGATAGAGCACTGCACAGGCCAGGTGGCAGCTCTCCAATCGTCCCTGGGCCACAGCGCAGACTCTATGCAGACTCTTCCCCGTGGGGTGCCTACGCATAGTTGGTACAATGTTCTCCGACGCGGAGGCCTCGACTTTGGTCCGCGATTCCAGTGCCTCGACGACATCCGGGCATCAACCACTGGGTCTCCAGGTTGGTCTGCCGCAACAATCCACCAGACAGCGGACGACACAGCAGAGCCCTATCATCAGCATCCTGTCGCCATCGACGCTGCTTTACAACTGGCTGTCTGTGCTGCGGCGTACGGAATCGGCCTTAAGCACCGGAACAACGTGGCAACTCGCGTTGGCGAGCTGGCGATTCTTCGCGGTGCTCAGAGCTCCCTTGTTGGCGTTGTGTCCGGATCCTTCACCAAGGATGGCTCTGTTCGTGGCAGTGGTCACTGCATGGCAGGTAACCAGATCGTAATGCGTATGTCCGGCGTAGAGCACACGGTCTTGGAAGCCCCTCGGAGGGAGGACTCGCATGCTGCAGCTCAGGTAACATGGGGATTGCATATCGACCATGCGGATCCAAGGAGCCTGATCAGACCTGCGGGCGAGGCCCGATACCATCTAAACGCACTGAATGAGTTGGCCCAGCTTTGTATTCGGCACTCGTGGACTTCTATATCCAACGTCGAAACACCTGCACCGCTTCTCAAGTACAGATCCTGGATCGAGGGCCAGGCGAGCACCACAGCTTCAGCAGAACAGTTTCTCGCTGGCACTGAACAAAGTCTCTACCAAAGAATACAGCATTGTGTGCATTATCTCATGCAGACCCCAGCGGCCTCTGCGGCTCGTGCTCTCCTCGACGTCAAGGAAGTCCTGGGTGATATATTTGCAGGGCGTGTGGATGCCCTGGATGTAATGAGTGACCGTGATATCGACGGAAGACTGTATGAACTGCTCGACCATTCATTCGACACTGCTCCGTTTCTCGCTGCCCTCGCCCACACTCGACCCAATCTGCGAGTCCTCCAGCTCGGGGCCGGCAAAGGCAGAGCCACACCGAAGATCCTCAAGGCGATAGGGTCGTCGCTGTACAAATACACGTTCTCCGACCTGTCGTCCACCCACTTCAAGGAGGTTAAAGACCATCTCAAAGGCCTAGCCAACCTCGAGTTCTCTGTTCTGGATGTCGGGAAGCCTCTGGACGAGCAGGGGTTCGCGGACGTACAGTATGACCTCGTCATTGCCACGGACCTGGGCCATCTTACCAACGATCTGTCGCGCGGTCTGGAGAATATACATTCGCTGATTTCCCCGGGTGGAAGACTTATACTGCAGGAGCTATCTCCCTCAGCGCATTGGCTCACTTATGCTCTAGGCCTGCTGCCCCAATGGTGGTCGGCGACGCTCTTAGACGAGAGTGAATGGCAGAAGAATCTACAGCAGGTCGGCTTTACGAATGTACAAACGGTCTCCGACGTAGACGACACTGAATCCCAATTCGGTGTGGCTCTGATCGCTCAACCAGGGGAGCATGTTCCCTCGCGGGGAGCCAAGAAGGTGACTCTGCTTGTTCGCAATAAAGAGGCATCAGACAAGTTCAATATAATATCCAAGAAGCTTGAGGGGCAGCAGGTCGCATTCTGCACACTAGATGACAATCCACCAGCCGAGGGCGATATAATCTCCCTGCTAGACCACGATGGCAGTTGCTTCCTCGAGGGTCTCTCATCGGATATCTTTGCTCGCCTCCAGGAGTTCCTGGGGTCTCTAAGCAGCGACGTGGGCATCTTCTGGCTCATCCCTGATGTGTTCAAATATCCACAATACGCACAGACGCAGGGCCTTGCACGAGTAATGCGTTCCGAGCTCGGAATCGACTTTGCTGTCTGTGAAGCTGATGGCTTTGATAACACGGTACTGACTGTGTTTGAGCGGTTCCAAGCCCGCCGTAAAGCCCCTGAAGCAGGGATTTTGCAGCCAGATATGGAATACGCCATCCGTGAAGGTCAGGTCTACGTTCCTCGCATATATCCATTCTCCCTTGTAGAGCACCAAGGCAGATCACAGCTTGAGGAGAACACCATTGCCTTGACCACAGCAAGGCCGGGACTACTGTCAGCTCTGCAGTGGGAGCACCGTCCTCTGCCATCATTGGGGGCTGGAGATGTAGAAATTGAAGTATACTCAGTGGGACTTGATTACCGC GATATATCCCTGGCCATCGGATCCATAGAGCTCTCCGCCAGCGACGACTTTGGGCTCGGACGCCAGGCAGCAGGTGTCGTTCGTCGGGTTGGCGATGGGGTGGAAAACCTCGAGGTCGGGGACCGCGTTATGGCCCTGGGACAAGGGACTCTCGCATCTTCTACTGTGCAGCCAGCGTCCCAGTGCATCAGAGTTCCGGAGCGACTTGGACTCAACGACGGGGCCCTTGTGCCCATGGCCTTTGTGACGGCAATGTATGCCTTGCGCCATGTCTCTCGTCTCGCGGAAGGCCAG TCCGTCCTAGTTCACAGTGCATGCAGCCGCCTTGGGCTTGCTGTAGTGAAGGTCGCACAATTCCTGGGCGCCACCGTCTTTGCAAcggtcgatgatgacgagcaaGCAGAACGACTCGTGCGAGACTTCCATCTCCCCCCTGGATGTATATTCCAGACATCTATTCCCAACCTTCCAGGCGGGATGCAGGTGGACGTTGTGCTTAACCCACCCCTTGGGCAGCCAGTCTGCGTCGCCGAGTTTGGCATTGTGATTGAAACAGAACGATCAAAGGCCCAGAGAGTGCCTGACATAAACCAAGCATTGCCGGAAAACTGCAGCTATTATTCTGTGGATATCGACCGTATCCAAGCGTGTAAGCCGCAGCTGATCAAGGA GCTGCTCAGTGATGTTTCAGGCTTATTATCCCAAGACATTCGGCGCAGCGAGTCACCAACGGTTTTTGATGCATCTCATGTGCAGGATGCCTTTGCACACCTACAAAGCGCTCCCGCAAGCGATGTCGTCCTTGAGCTGCATGGGTCCAATGGCCCTGGACTTTCTGCTGAAAACGCCGTCAAACGGCCAGGTGCACCCAAATTTGATTCCCGCGCATCGTATCTTCTGGTCGGTGGGCTCGGTGGTCTCGGGCGCTCCATCTCGATATGGATGGTCGAGCACGGTGCGAGGCACTTGGTCTTCCTGTCGCGCAGTGCTGGTCAGAGATCAGAAGATCAGTCCTTTCTTAACGAGCTCGCCACAATGGGCTGCGACGTCCAGCTGGTCCAGGGCGATGTCTCGGAACCAGAAGTTGTATCCCGCGCTGTCCAGGCGGCTTCAGCCACTGCACCCCTGAAGGGCATCCTGCAGATGTCGATGGTGCTGCGAGACGAAGCATTCTCTAAAATCAGCTGGAATGACTGGCAGGAGTCGACGAAGCCCAAGACCCTCGGAACTTGGAATCTGCACAACGCCACGCTGGCGGCGGGCATCACGCTGGACTTCTTCACGCTGTTTAGTTCCATCTCTGGTGTGATCGGGCAGCCTGGCCAGGCCAGCTATGCGTCTGCAAATGCGTTTCTTGACGCATTCTGCGCTTACCGGCAGGAAGCTGGCCTAGCTGCATCTGTGATTGCCTTTGGCCCTATTGATGGCATCGGCGTTTTCTCCCAGAACGAGACATTGCTTCGCCAGTTGAAGGACAGTGGGTTCTACTGTATCGGGGGCCTGGAAGTCCTGGAGGGTTTGGCAGTTGCCACTGCAtctgcttcctctccctcccaatCTACAGCTCCGGCTGCCTTTCTCCTTGGCTTCGACTCTACGATTCCACTAGACAGCGAGAAGAACCGCCTCATCTGGCGTAGGGATCCACGTATGGCTATCTACCACAACCGCCGGGGTGCCGGGTCTGGAGGAGGATCATCAGGCGGAGTATCCGGTAGCGACCGTCTCAAGGCCTTTGTAGCCGATGCGCGCAGGGAGCCAGGTATGCTGGAAACTCCAGAGACGGTGGAGCTGCTTGCACACGAAATCGGACTCAAAGCGCTGAGTCTGCTGTCcaaggccgacgaggagctgaaCACATCGCTGAGCCTTGCGGACCTTGGGATGGACTCGCTGGTCGCCATCGAGATGCGGATGTGGTGGAAACAGACTTTCCAGCTGGATATCAGCgtgctggagatgatgggcAAGGGCTCGGTCGAGGCTCTTGCTAAgcatgctgctgcttcgcTGAAGAAAAGCCTGGAGTAG
- a CDS encoding aminoacyl transferase sphA (COG:E;~EggNog:ENOG410PFSG;~InterPro:IPR004839,IPR015424,IPR015421,IPR015422;~PFAM:PF00155;~SMCOG1109:8-amino-7-oxononanoate synthase;~antiSMASH:Cluster_5.10;~go_function: GO:0003824 - catalytic activity [Evidence IEA];~go_function: GO:0030170 - pyridoxal phosphate binding [Evidence IEA];~go_process: GO:0009058 - biosynthetic process [Evidence IEA]) gives MATPALLASWFPTHKAKAPSVRNGLAFYRNLEESLDLRRVESSIFTVRSNEPAPGSIDFSTLDFLHLTASGLIREAFLAELAAHPNFDLGAGGSRLLNGNNAYTEDAERAIAEFHGGESALLFHSGFEANTAIMAAVPRAGDVIVYDALCHASMHEGMLASKAARRQSFKHNDVEDFRDALMQISDSEPLIKQGKRSVLICLESMYSMDGDVAPLGELIQVAKELFPEGNAQFLVDEAHTTGVLGRQGRGFVNELGLEHEVAIRMHTYGKALATTGAAVVSNRTIREALINHARCFIYSTAPSFPMVAAITAGYKLMTSGETQPLQDNIQRLVRHFFQTITEHPVWDEAVDEGILSVPLAEAWETRPFLTQVVPVMTRQRYTLWLCYHLQLAGICAFPIDYPVVPKGQARLRVVIHATNTESEVQKLVNTICEWAQEMLDLEAGGGKVPSAARRVQAQQAMVEANGNGHA, from the exons ATGGCGACCCCTGCACTTCTGGCGAGCTGGTTCCCAACCCACAAAGCCAAGGCCCCTTCTGTACGCAATGGCCTTGCATTCTATCGTAACCTCGAGGAATCGCTCGACCTCCGCCGTGTTGAATCTAGTATCTTCACTGTTCGCAGCAATGAGCCGGCCCCAGGGAGCATCGACTTCAGCACTCTGGACTTTCTGCACCTCACCGCGAGTGGCCTCATCCGTGAAGCGTTCCTAGCCGAGCTGGCGGCGCACCCTAACTTCGACCTCGGAGCCGGTGGTTCGCGACTCCTTAACGGGAACAACGCATATACCGAGGATGCAGAGCGTGCAATTGCGGAGTTCCATGGTGGCGAAAGCGCGCTGCTGTTTCATTCTGGGTTCGAGGCCAACACGGCCATCATGGCGGCAGTTCCCCGGGCAGGGGATGTTATTGTCTACGATGCCCTGTGCCACGCCAGCATGCACGAAGGAATGCTAGCGAGTAAGGCGGCCCGCAGGCAGTCCTTCAAGCACAATGATGTGGAGGACTTCCGGGACGCCTTGATGCAGATATCCGACTCAGAACCGCTAATCAAGCAGGGAAAGCGGTCCGTGCTGATCTGCCTCGAGTCGATGTATAGCATGGATGGCGACGTAGCGCCTCTTGGTGAGCTGATCCAGGTAGCCAAGGAGCTGTTCCCCGAGGGCAATGCCCAGTTTCTGGTGGACGAGGCGCATACCACCGGGGTCCTTGGACGACAGGGGCGCGGGTTCGTCAACGAGCTGGGCCTTGAGCACGAGGTTGCTATTCGTATGCATACGTACGGAAAGGCGTTGGCCACAACGGGAG CTGCGGTGGTGTCGAATCGGACCATCCGTGAGGCTCTCATAAACCATGCTCGCTGCTTCATCTACTCGACAGCACCGTCGTTCCCCATGGTTGCTGCCATTACTGCAGGGTACAAGCTGATGACCAGCGGGGAGACGCAGCCG TTGCAGGACAATATCCAACGCTTGGTGAGGCACTTTTTCCAGACAATCACGGAGCACCCCGTCTGGGACGAGGCAGTGGACGAAGGGATCCTCTCAGTGCCTCTTGCCGAGGCCTGGGAGACACGGCCATTCCTCACGCAGGTTGTCCCAGTCATGACTCGCCAGCGGTACACGCTCTGGCTGTGTTACCACCTGCAGCTGGCTGGCATCTGTGCTTTTCCCATCGACTACCCCGTTGTCCCCAAGGGCCAGGCCCGCCTGCGAGTCGTCATCCACGCCACCAACACGGAGTCTGAGGTGCAGAAGCTCGTGAACACGATCTGCGAGTGGGCGCAGGAgatgctggatctggaagccGGGGGTGGGAAAGTGCCCAGTGCAGCACGCCGCGTACAGGCGCAGcaggccatggtggaagcgaatgggaatgggcaTGCATGA